A single genomic interval of Sinorhizobium garamanticum harbors:
- a CDS encoding DUF882 domain-containing protein, translated as MPNLFGLKKPVGFLARRVCSAIARKAPQVLASIALAASLVTPGMAPPVEAAGQTRTLKLYFIHTKEKAQITFKRNGRYDSKGLQQINRFLRDWRRNEPTRMDPRLLDLVWEVYQKSGSRDYIHVVSAYRSPATNGMLRSRSKGVAKKSQHMLGKAMDFYIPDVRLKSLREIGMKFQVGGVGYYPTSGSPFVHMDVGGVRAWPRMTRNELARLFPDGKTMHVPSDGKPLPGYQQAVADYKRRVGASAIEVAGGGAKGPGDASGKRSGNLFAMLFGGGGDEDEEPAAIAAGAADDGESEAPAKAQTASAPAAQEALPGVAGSVAGQTSEEQQNINAPVPAVRPAFKDAPANGGVAVALVAPAQNNAQEALAAAMQQTPAVPSEYADLSTLKVPVPQMLDRRDVNELIATGTLVASADPAAGDAQALGFVPVPGMRPAGEAALAAVAEAEVAVAEVAVPALADRPVVASAEAPRDTAAQAATRVALAAPTTEPEPAAQPIEMAAYAPRSDASSKESIFDSAFDTEAEVSAKGSRPKKQDAEAASRSSVRTEPKLTQKIISEWALSTSRVATLSKPVKAPRFVSKTLRAAPTAVYAAGFTSGVRVVDTARFSGTAVNFMEVKKFSTN; from the coding sequence ATGCCAAATTTGTTCGGTTTGAAGAAGCCAGTCGGCTTCTTAGCGCGCAGAGTCTGTTCGGCGATTGCCCGTAAGGCGCCGCAGGTTCTCGCTTCCATCGCTTTGGCGGCGTCCCTCGTCACGCCCGGCATGGCACCTCCGGTAGAAGCCGCCGGCCAGACCCGGACATTGAAGCTTTATTTCATCCATACCAAGGAAAAGGCGCAGATCACCTTCAAGCGCAATGGCCGCTACGATTCCAAGGGTTTGCAGCAGATCAACCGTTTTCTACGCGACTGGCGGCGCAACGAGCCGACCAGGATGGACCCGCGGCTTCTCGACCTCGTCTGGGAAGTCTACCAGAAGAGCGGTTCGCGCGACTATATTCACGTCGTTTCCGCCTATCGCTCTCCGGCCACAAACGGCATGCTGCGGTCCCGCTCGAAGGGTGTCGCCAAGAAGAGCCAGCATATGCTCGGCAAGGCGATGGATTTCTATATCCCTGACGTGCGGCTCAAGTCGCTGCGCGAAATCGGCATGAAGTTCCAGGTGGGCGGCGTCGGCTATTATCCGACCTCCGGCTCGCCTTTCGTCCACATGGACGTCGGCGGCGTGCGCGCTTGGCCGCGCATGACGCGTAACGAGCTCGCGCGTCTCTTCCCCGATGGCAAGACCATGCACGTGCCGTCTGACGGCAAGCCGTTGCCGGGCTACCAGCAGGCTGTTGCCGATTACAAGCGGCGCGTCGGCGCGTCGGCCATCGAGGTTGCCGGCGGCGGCGCCAAGGGACCGGGTGACGCCAGCGGCAAGCGCAGCGGCAATCTCTTCGCCATGCTCTTCGGCGGTGGCGGCGACGAGGATGAAGAACCAGCTGCAATCGCCGCCGGCGCTGCGGACGACGGCGAGAGCGAGGCTCCGGCCAAGGCTCAGACTGCATCTGCGCCGGCTGCGCAGGAAGCGCTTCCGGGTGTCGCCGGTTCGGTTGCCGGCCAGACCTCGGAAGAACAGCAGAACATCAATGCACCGGTTCCGGCCGTTCGCCCGGCCTTCAAGGATGCTCCGGCCAATGGCGGTGTCGCGGTAGCGCTCGTCGCGCCCGCGCAAAACAACGCCCAGGAGGCGCTGGCCGCGGCTATGCAGCAGACGCCGGCCGTCCCGTCGGAATATGCGGATCTCAGCACGCTGAAGGTGCCCGTTCCGCAGATGCTTGACCGTCGCGATGTGAACGAGCTGATTGCCACCGGAACGCTTGTGGCGTCCGCCGACCCCGCGGCCGGGGATGCTCAGGCGCTCGGTTTCGTGCCGGTCCCGGGAATGCGCCCGGCCGGAGAAGCCGCGCTCGCGGCCGTTGCCGAAGCCGAGGTTGCGGTAGCCGAGGTTGCGGTTCCGGCTTTAGCGGATCGCCCGGTTGTAGCCTCCGCCGAGGCGCCGCGTGACACCGCCGCGCAGGCGGCGACGCGTGTGGCACTTGCGGCGCCGACAACAGAACCCGAACCAGCCGCGCAGCCGATCGAAATGGCTGCCTATGCGCCCCGGTCGGATGCAAGTTCGAAGGAATCGATCTTCGATAGCGCCTTCGATACTGAAGCCGAAGTTTCAGCAAAGGGCAGCCGGCCGAAGAAGCAGGATGCCGAGGCGGCCAGCCGTTCGTCTGTCCGCACTGAGCCGAAGCTGACGCAGAAGATCATTTCGGAATGGGCCCTTTCGACCAGTCGCGTCGCCACTCTGTCGAAACCGGTCAAGGCACCGCGCTTCGTCAGCAAGACGCTTCGCGCAGCGCCGACGGCGGTCTATGCCGCCGGCTTCACGAGCGGCGTGCGCGTAGTCGACACGGCACGCTTCAGCGGCACCGCGGTGAACTTCATGGAAGTGAAGAAGTTCAGCACCAACTGA